The proteins below come from a single Streptococcus hyointestinalis genomic window:
- a CDS encoding glycoside hydrolase family 73 protein, producing MRKSFVVRLVSAVAILGVGAALVKSYSSSGTQAKAETGTTVSSTRSFIDAIAPTARQIGQEYDLYASVLIAQAVLESSNGQSALSQSPYYNLFGIKGSYNGSQVTMTTWEDDGSGNAYQVNAAFRAYPSYAASLYDYASVLNSDYYAGVHKSNTSSYLDATASLTGTYATDTNYATKLNQIIATYGLTAYDTVDLGTGSYASGQVWNSYRGSYTDQATLDEDTAWANR from the coding sequence ATGCGAAAATCATTTGTGGTACGTCTGGTCAGCGCTGTAGCTATTTTAGGGGTGGGTGCAGCCTTGGTCAAATCTTATAGTTCAAGTGGCACTCAAGCAAAGGCAGAGACAGGAACGACTGTGTCTAGCACTCGTAGTTTTATTGACGCTATTGCGCCAACAGCACGGCAGATTGGACAAGAATACGACTTGTATGCGTCTGTTTTGATTGCGCAAGCTGTTTTAGAGTCTAGTAATGGGCAGTCAGCTCTTTCCCAAAGCCCTTATTACAACCTTTTTGGCATTAAGGGTAGTTATAATGGCTCTCAAGTGACCATGACGACTTGGGAGGATGATGGTAGTGGCAACGCTTATCAGGTCAATGCAGCCTTTCGGGCTTATCCTAGCTATGCGGCGTCCCTTTACGACTATGCAAGTGTCCTTAACTCAGACTACTATGCAGGCGTCCATAAGTCCAATACCTCATCTTATCTCGATGCGACAGCCTCTCTGACTGGCACCTATGCGACAGATACCAACTACGCTACAAAGCTCAATCAAATCATCGCAACCTATGGCTTGACCGCTTATGATACGGTGGACCTTGGCACAGGTAGCTATGCTAGTGGTCAAGTCTGGAACAGCTATCGAGGCAGCTACACTGACCAAGCCACCCTAGATGAGGATACCGCTTGGGCAAATCGTTAA
- a CDS encoding PolC-type DNA polymerase III, with the protein MSELFKQLMEQIEMPLEMRQSSAFSSADIREVKVHAISRRWEFHFVFDGILPIEIYRELHERLTAAFKKADITVTFDIAARHIELSDELLAAYYEEAFAHSLCDSANFRSSFSGLSIHYDGQKVQIFCPDFVNNDHFRKNHIPNLTKQFALFGFGELTFELISDDEKTKELQMSYETNREQLMEKATQEVTKALESQKSLEASMPPDDAQKPAYDFKERAQKRQAQFDKADITPMIEVTTEENRIVFEGLVFDVERRTTRTGRHIISFKMTDYTSSFAMQRWAKDDEELAKYDMIAKGAWLRVRGNIEHNQWTKALTMNVQDVKTIVHNERKDLMPEGKKRVEFHAHTNMSTMDALPTVEDLIDKAAKWGHPAIAITDHANVQSFPHGYHKAKKAGIKAIFGLEANIVEAMVPIAYNEVPMDLHEATYVVFDVETTGLSAVNNDLIQIAASKMYKGNIIEQFDEFIDPGHPLSAFTTELTGITDNHVKGSKPLLQVLQEFQDFCRDTVLVAHNATFDVGFMNANYERQGLPTITQPVIDTLEFARNLYPEYKRHGLGPLTKRFQVSLEHHHMANYDAEATGRLLFIFLKEARENRGVNDLSELNTKLVSKDSYKKARVKHATIYVQNQTGLKNIFKLVSLSNVKYFEGVARIPRPVLDEYREGLLIGSACSEGEVFDTVLSQGVDAAVEVARYYDMIEVMPPAIYQPLVARELIKDEEGIHQVIRDVIEVARRSGKPVLATGNVHYLEPEDEIYREIIVRSLGQGAMINRNIGRGEHAKPAPLPKAHFRTTNEMLDDFAFLGEELAYEIVVTNTQAFSERFEEVEVVKKDLYTPFIPRAEEQVAEMTYQRAFELYGNPLPDIIDLRIEKELASILGNGFAVIYLASQMLVQRSNERGYLVGSRGSVGSSFVATMIGITEVNPMPPHYVCPSCRHSEFITDGSVGSGFDLPNKNCPECGTLYKKDGQDIPFETFLGFDGDKVPDIDLNFSGDDQPHAHLDVRDIFGEEYAFRAGTVGTVADRTAYGFVKGYERDYGKFYPEAEVDRLALGASGVKRSTGQHPGGIVVIPNYMDVYDFTPVQYPADDLSAEWQTTHFNFHDIDENVLKLDILGHDDPTMIRKLQDLSGIDPQTIPADDPEVMKLFSGTEVLGVTEEQIGTSTGMLGIPEFGTNFVRGMVDETHPTTFAELLQLSGLSHGTDVWLGNAQDLIKDGIATLSTVIGCRDDIMVYLMHAGLEPKMAFTIMERVRKGLWLKISEEERNGYIAAMRENNVPDWYIESCGKIKYMFPKAHAAAYVMMALRVAYFKVHHPIFYYCAYFSIRAKAFELKTMSAGLDAVKRRMEDIKEKKRNNEASNVENDLFTTLELVNEMLERGYKFGQLDLYRSDATEFIIDGDTLIPPFVALDGLGENVAKQLVAARSEGEFLSKMELRKRGGLSSTLVDKMDEMGILGNLPEDNQLSLFDDFF; encoded by the coding sequence ATGTCGGAATTATTTAAGCAACTAATGGAACAGATAGAGATGCCACTTGAGATGAGACAGTCAAGTGCTTTTTCATCTGCTGATATTCGTGAGGTCAAGGTGCATGCTATCTCACGTCGGTGGGAGTTTCACTTTGTCTTTGATGGGATTTTGCCTATTGAGATCTATCGTGAGTTGCATGAGCGCTTGACGGCTGCTTTTAAAAAGGCGGACATCACAGTGACTTTTGATATTGCAGCACGGCATATCGAACTGTCTGATGAGCTGTTAGCGGCTTATTATGAGGAGGCATTTGCACACTCTCTTTGCGATAGTGCAAACTTTAGAAGCTCTTTTTCGGGTTTGTCTATCCATTATGATGGGCAGAAGGTTCAGATTTTTTGCCCAGACTTTGTCAATAACGACCATTTTCGCAAGAACCATATCCCCAATCTCACAAAACAGTTTGCTTTGTTTGGCTTTGGTGAGTTGACTTTTGAGCTGATTTCGGATGACGAAAAGACCAAGGAACTGCAGATGTCCTATGAGACAAATCGTGAGCAGTTAATGGAAAAAGCGACACAAGAAGTCACAAAAGCGTTAGAATCGCAAAAGTCATTGGAGGCGTCTATGCCGCCTGATGATGCGCAAAAGCCAGCTTATGATTTCAAAGAACGTGCCCAAAAACGTCAGGCACAGTTTGACAAAGCAGACATCACACCGATGATTGAGGTGACGACTGAGGAAAATCGGATTGTCTTTGAGGGACTGGTCTTTGACGTGGAGCGTAGGACCACTCGTACAGGACGTCATATCATCAGCTTTAAGATGACTGACTACACCTCCTCTTTTGCCATGCAACGTTGGGCAAAGGACGATGAGGAACTTGCCAAGTACGACATGATTGCTAAAGGTGCTTGGCTACGTGTGCGTGGTAATATCGAGCACAATCAATGGACCAAGGCTCTGACCATGAATGTTCAAGACGTCAAGACCATTGTGCATAATGAGCGTAAGGACTTGATGCCAGAGGGTAAGAAGCGTGTGGAGTTTCACGCCCATACCAATATGTCCACCATGGACGCTCTGCCTACGGTTGAGGACTTGATTGACAAGGCAGCAAAATGGGGACATCCAGCCATTGCAATCACTGACCATGCCAATGTCCAGTCCTTCCCGCACGGTTATCACAAGGCGAAAAAGGCTGGTATCAAGGCGATTTTTGGCTTAGAAGCTAATATCGTTGAGGCTATGGTGCCTATTGCTTACAATGAAGTGCCTATGGACCTGCACGAGGCGACTTATGTGGTCTTTGACGTGGAGACGACAGGACTCTCTGCGGTCAATAACGACCTCATCCAAATCGCCGCCTCAAAGATGTACAAGGGCAATATCATCGAGCAGTTTGACGAGTTCATCGACCCTGGACACCCTCTGTCTGCCTTTACGACAGAGCTGACTGGTATCACGGACAATCACGTCAAGGGCTCAAAGCCTCTACTTCAAGTTCTTCAAGAGTTTCAAGACTTTTGCCGTGACACGGTTCTTGTTGCCCACAATGCCACCTTTGACGTTGGCTTTATGAATGCCAACTATGAACGACAGGGTCTGCCAACCATCACGCAGCCAGTGATTGATACCTTGGAGTTTGCACGTAACCTCTACCCTGAGTATAAGCGTCATGGTCTGGGACCTTTGACCAAGCGTTTTCAAGTGTCGCTGGAACACCACCACATGGCTAACTACGATGCCGAAGCTACTGGGCGCCTGCTCTTTATCTTCCTCAAGGAAGCTAGAGAAAACCGTGGGGTTAATGACCTTTCTGAGCTGAATACCAAGCTAGTCTCTAAGGACTCCTACAAAAAAGCACGGGTCAAGCATGCGACCATCTATGTGCAAAATCAGACAGGCTTAAAAAATATCTTTAAGCTGGTCAGTCTCTCAAATGTCAAGTATTTTGAAGGGGTGGCTCGTATTCCACGTCCTGTGCTGGATGAGTACCGTGAGGGGCTCTTAATCGGCAGTGCCTGCTCAGAAGGCGAGGTCTTTGACACAGTTCTTTCGCAAGGTGTGGACGCTGCGGTTGAGGTGGCTCGCTATTATGACATGATTGAGGTCATGCCGCCAGCCATTTATCAGCCCTTGGTGGCACGTGAGCTGATTAAGGACGAAGAGGGCATTCATCAGGTTATCCGAGATGTCATCGAAGTGGCAAGGCGATCTGGAAAGCCTGTTCTTGCGACGGGAAATGTTCATTACCTAGAGCCTGAGGATGAGATTTACCGTGAGATTATCGTCAGAAGTCTCGGTCAAGGGGCAATGATTAACCGCAATATCGGGCGTGGTGAGCATGCTAAGCCCGCACCGCTACCAAAAGCCCACTTTAGAACGACCAATGAGATGTTGGATGATTTTGCTTTCCTCGGTGAGGAGTTGGCTTATGAGATTGTCGTGACTAATACACAAGCTTTTTCTGAGCGTTTTGAGGAGGTAGAGGTAGTCAAAAAAGACCTCTACACACCTTTTATCCCACGGGCTGAGGAGCAGGTCGCTGAGATGACCTACCAACGTGCCTTTGAGCTTTACGGCAATCCGCTTCCAGATATTATCGACTTGCGGATTGAAAAAGAGCTGGCATCTATTTTGGGAAATGGCTTTGCCGTGATTTATCTAGCGTCGCAAATGCTGGTGCAGCGCTCCAATGAGCGTGGCTATCTGGTAGGCTCTCGTGGTTCTGTCGGTTCAAGCTTTGTTGCGACCATGATTGGTATCACCGAGGTCAATCCTATGCCACCACACTATGTCTGCCCATCTTGCAGACACTCTGAGTTTATCACAGACGGTTCTGTCGGCTCAGGCTTTGACTTGCCCAATAAAAACTGCCCAGAATGCGGCACACTCTATAAAAAAGATGGACAGGACATTCCCTTTGAGACCTTCCTTGGTTTTGACGGAGACAAGGTACCCGATATTGACCTCAACTTCTCTGGAGATGACCAACCGCATGCTCACTTGGATGTGCGTGATATTTTCGGTGAAGAGTATGCCTTTCGAGCTGGTACCGTTGGTACGGTTGCAGACAGGACAGCTTACGGTTTTGTCAAAGGTTATGAGCGTGACTATGGCAAGTTCTACCCAGAAGCAGAAGTTGACCGTCTAGCTCTAGGGGCGTCTGGTGTCAAGCGCAGCACCGGTCAGCACCCAGGGGGAATCGTTGTTATCCCTAACTACATGGATGTGTATGACTTTACACCGGTGCAGTACCCAGCCGATGACCTCTCTGCCGAGTGGCAGACGACCCACTTTAACTTCCACGACATTGATGAAAATGTCCTCAAGCTCGATATTCTGGGGCATGATGACCCGACCATGATTCGTAAATTGCAGGACTTGTCTGGCATTGACCCGCAGACTATCCCAGCCGATGACCCTGAGGTCATGAAGCTCTTTTCAGGGACAGAAGTGCTTGGCGTAACTGAGGAGCAAATCGGCACTTCAACGGGCATGCTTGGTATCCCAGAGTTTGGGACGAACTTTGTGCGTGGCATGGTGGATGAGACGCATCCAACCACCTTTGCAGAGCTTTTGCAGCTATCAGGTCTTTCTCACGGGACAGACGTCTGGCTTGGCAATGCCCAAGATTTGATTAAAGACGGCATTGCGACCTTGTCAACTGTGATTGGCTGTCGTGACGACATCATGGTTTATCTCATGCACGCAGGGCTTGAGCCCAAGATGGCATTTACCATTATGGAGCGTGTGCGTAAGGGACTCTGGCTCAAAATCTCTGAAGAAGAGCGCAACGGCTATATTGCAGCCATGCGGGAAAATAACGTTCCTGACTGGTACATCGAGTCTTGTGGGAAGATTAAGTACATGTTTCCAAAAGCCCATGCGGCAGCCTACGTTATGATGGCGCTTCGTGTGGCTTACTTCAAGGTACACCATCCGATTTTCTACTACTGTGCTTACTTCTCCATTCGAGCTAAAGCCTTTGAGCTTAAGACCATGAGCGCAGGGCTTGACGCCGTTAAGCGCCGTATGGAGGACATCAAGGAAAAGAAACGCAACAACGAAGCGTCAAATGTTGAAAATGATTTGTTTACCACCTTGGAGCTGGTCAATGAAATGCTGGAGCGTGGCTATAAGTTTGGTCAGTTGGACCTTTATCGTAGCGACGCCACAGAGTTTATCATTGACGGTGATACCCTTATCCCGCCTTTTGTTGCCCTTGATGGACTGGGTGAAAACGTTGCAAAACAGCTGGTTGCAGCTAGAAGTGAAGGCGAGTTTCTCTCCAAGATGGAACTCAGAAAACGAGGCGGTCTGTCCTCTACACTCGTTGATAAGATGGACGAGATGGGTATCCTAGGCAATCTCCCAGAAGATAACCAGCTCAGTCTATTTGATGATTTCTTTTAA
- a CDS encoding MarR family winged helix-turn-helix transcriptional regulator has protein sequence MPKFKNNAVKAMVVMRKAFRTVDSKTSETFRSLGLTPTQFSVLDVLYAKGEMTIGQLVDNILATSGNMTLVLNNMEKNGWIRRQKSSCDGRAYAISLTDKGTELIEKALPAHIERVEEVFAVLSEDEQEQLISLLKKFRQTH, from the coding sequence ATGCCAAAATTCAAAAATAATGCCGTCAAGGCTATGGTCGTCATGCGAAAAGCTTTTCGGACGGTAGATAGCAAAACCTCAGAGACCTTTAGAAGTCTTGGTTTGACGCCGACACAATTTTCCGTTCTAGATGTCCTCTATGCTAAGGGCGAGATGACCATCGGTCAGCTGGTGGATAACATCCTAGCCACCTCTGGCAATATGACCCTTGTCCTCAACAACATGGAAAAGAACGGCTGGATTAGGCGGCAAAAGAGCTCCTGTGATGGGCGTGCCTATGCCATCAGTCTGACAGATAAAGGCACTGAGCTTATCGAGAAAGCCCTGCCCGCTCACATCGAGCGTGTCGAGGAAGTTTTTGCCGTCCTTAGCGAGGACGAGCAGGAGCAGCTTATAAGCCTGCTCAAGAAATTCCGTCAAACACACTGA
- a CDS encoding NADPH-dependent FMN reductase, which yields MKNILFVVGSLREGSFNGQLAKEAEKMLEGKANVTYLDWKDVPMFNQELEAPVLPAVQAVRDEVAKADAIWIFSPVYNFSIPGPVKNLLDWLSRTLDLSDTRGISAIHDKVTTVSLVANGGHEQAAEIYRNLMPFIRTQFVDEITYSRVNDSAWADGNYQATPEVLADLKKQATALLREMGV from the coding sequence ATAAAAAATATTTTATTTGTTGTTGGTTCACTTAGGGAAGGGTCTTTTAACGGACAGTTGGCTAAAGAAGCAGAAAAAATGCTAGAAGGCAAGGCAAATGTCACTTACCTCGACTGGAAGGATGTGCCTATGTTTAACCAAGAGTTGGAGGCACCTGTTCTTCCTGCTGTGCAAGCTGTGCGTGATGAGGTGGCAAAGGCTGACGCTATCTGGATTTTCTCACCAGTTTACAACTTTTCTATCCCAGGTCCTGTGAAGAACCTCTTGGACTGGTTGAGTCGTACGCTTGACTTGTCTGATACAAGAGGTATCTCAGCCATTCATGACAAGGTTACAACTGTTTCTTTGGTGGCAAATGGTGGTCATGAGCAAGCCGCAGAGATTTACCGCAACTTGATGCCATTTATCCGCACCCAGTTTGTCGATGAAATTACCTACTCACGTGTCAATGACTCTGCATGGGCAGATGGCAATTACCAAGCCACACCAGAAGTTTTAGCAGACCTCAAAAAGCAAGCAACAGCACTTTTAAGAGAAATGGGTGTTTAA
- a CDS encoding SAM hydrolase/SAM-dependent halogenase family protein gives MSNHLLVLQSDFGLVDGAVSAMIGVALQEARDLDIHHLTHDITPYNIFEASYRLFQTIEYWPSGTTFVSVVDPGVGSKRKSVVALTQTGQYIVTPDNGTLSYIKKHVGIKAVREISEVENRRKNTELSYTFHGRDVYAYTGAKLASGHISFDEVGPELSVDHIVELPVVETKVKDGAVMGAIDILDVRFGSLWTSITREEFYSLKPEFGQRFEVTIFNNDMLVYQNQVTYGKSFADVRIGQPLIYINSLYRVGLAINQGSFAKAYNVGVGSNWRIDIHRLEN, from the coding sequence ATGAGCAATCATTTACTGGTGTTGCAATCGGATTTTGGCTTAGTGGATGGGGCTGTGTCAGCTATGATCGGGGTGGCACTCCAAGAGGCACGAGATCTTGATATTCATCACCTGACGCATGATATTACCCCTTATAATATCTTTGAGGCGTCTTATCGTCTTTTCCAGACGATTGAGTATTGGCCAAGCGGGACGACTTTTGTGTCCGTCGTTGACCCAGGTGTTGGCTCAAAGCGTAAGAGTGTTGTCGCTCTGACGCAGACAGGGCAGTATATCGTCACACCAGATAATGGGACTTTGTCTTACATTAAAAAACATGTCGGTATCAAGGCGGTGCGTGAGATTTCAGAGGTGGAAAATCGCAGAAAAAACACTGAGCTGTCTTATACTTTCCACGGTCGTGATGTCTATGCCTACACAGGCGCTAAGCTGGCTAGCGGTCACATCAGTTTTGACGAGGTAGGTCCAGAGCTGTCTGTTGACCATATTGTTGAGCTGCCTGTTGTTGAGACCAAGGTCAAAGACGGTGCGGTGATGGGTGCTATTGACATCCTAGATGTGCGCTTTGGTTCTCTTTGGACTTCTATCACTCGAGAAGAGTTTTACAGCCTAAAGCCAGAGTTTGGACAACGCTTTGAGGTGACTATCTTTAATAATGACATGCTGGTCTATCAAAACCAAGTCACCTATGGTAAGTCCTTTGCCGATGTGCGTATCGGACAACCTCTTATCTACATCAACTCGCTCTATCGTGTGGGGCTTGCCATTAACCAAGGGTCATTTGCCAAGGCTTACAATGTCGGTGTCGGCTCAAACTGGCGCATTGACATCCATCGCTTAGAAAATTAG
- a CDS encoding ECF-type riboflavin transporter substrate-binding protein — protein MQNQSIKKVVAIGIGAALFVIIGMLINIPTPIPNTSIQLQYAVLALFAIIYGPSVGFFTGLIGHALKDAFQSGNPWWTWILVSALIGFVIGLLSKKINIEKGYLTAKDYLWFNIVQVVANVIGWGILAPLGDIAIYHEASNKVYAQGFLSAGVNSLTIAIGGSLLLAAYAKSRTKAGSLSKD, from the coding sequence ATGCAAAATCAATCCATCAAAAAAGTTGTTGCTATCGGTATCGGGGCTGCGCTCTTTGTCATCATCGGGATGTTGATTAACATTCCAACACCTATCCCAAACACGAGCATTCAGTTGCAGTACGCTGTTTTGGCGCTCTTTGCTATCATCTATGGACCTAGTGTCGGCTTTTTCACAGGGCTTATCGGGCACGCCCTAAAGGACGCATTTCAGTCAGGTAATCCATGGTGGACATGGATTTTAGTCAGTGCCTTGATTGGCTTTGTCATCGGGCTTCTATCAAAGAAAATCAACATCGAAAAAGGCTACCTAACAGCTAAGGATTATCTTTGGTTCAATATCGTCCAAGTGGTTGCCAATGTCATTGGTTGGGGCATTTTGGCGCCATTGGGAGATATTGCTATCTACCACGAAGCAAGCAACAAAGTTTATGCTCAAGGATTTTTATCCGCTGGGGTCAACAGCCTAACCATTGCTATTGGTGGCAGTTTGCTGCTTGCAGCCTACGCCAAGAGCCGTACCAAAGCAGGTAGTCTCAGCAAAGATTAA
- a CDS encoding ABC transporter ATP-binding protein, producing MSTLLEWKDFSFQYHSQAEKTLTDINLTIEKGAKVLIVGPSGSGKSTLGNLINGLIPNSYQGTKTGEFTISQKDAYSPSIYDKSLLVSTVLQDPDGQFIGLSVAEDIAFALENDNVAKDEMTRRVHDWAKRLQLVPLLDKRPQDLSGGQKQRVSLAGVLIDESPILLFDEPLANLDPKSGQDAIDLIDRLHREQNATTIIIEHRLEDVLYRHVDQIVLVDEGRIVFDGTLDALLKTNILEEHGIREPLYITELRHLGYSFEGDKPLSSLDKLDLSQVRFEKDYVETKPEPKEVILSAENLEFGYDENHMILKGISFDLHKGEKVAIVGKNGAGKSTLAKSLCQFVTPSGKIYFKGQEISSDSIKQRADRIGYVLQNPNQMISQTMIFDEVALGLRLRGVAEEEVAERVEATLKVCGLYPFRKWPISALSFGQKKRVTIASILVLNPEVILLDEPTAGQDKRHYEEMMSFLEELSQKGHTIIMITHDMQLMLEYADRTLVITDGELLADCTPIELFSDEAVLEKAYLKKTSLYQLAEKIGADSRALTKNYIAKKEDVHG from the coding sequence GTGAGTACATTATTGGAGTGGAAGGATTTTAGCTTTCAGTATCATAGTCAAGCCGAAAAGACGCTGACAGATATTAACTTAACCATTGAAAAAGGGGCAAAAGTGCTTATTGTAGGACCTTCTGGTTCTGGTAAGTCAACGCTGGGCAATCTCATCAACGGTCTCATTCCAAACAGCTATCAAGGGACAAAGACTGGCGAGTTCACTATTAGCCAAAAGGACGCCTACAGTCCGTCTATCTATGATAAGTCGCTTCTAGTCTCAACGGTTCTGCAAGACCCAGATGGTCAGTTTATCGGGCTGAGCGTCGCTGAGGACATCGCCTTTGCGCTGGAAAATGACAATGTCGCAAAGGACGAGATGACAAGACGTGTCCATGACTGGGCGAAGCGTTTGCAGTTAGTACCGCTTCTTGACAAGCGCCCGCAGGATTTGTCCGGTGGGCAAAAGCAGCGGGTCAGCCTAGCAGGTGTCCTCATTGATGAGAGTCCGATTTTACTCTTTGATGAGCCACTGGCAAATCTTGACCCCAAGTCTGGTCAGGACGCTATTGATTTGATTGACCGCCTGCACCGTGAGCAAAATGCCACGACTATCATCATCGAGCACCGCTTGGAGGATGTCTTGTACCGTCATGTGGATCAGATTGTCCTTGTGGATGAGGGGAGAATCGTCTTTGACGGCACACTAGATGCGCTTCTAAAGACCAATATCCTAGAAGAACACGGCATTCGTGAGCCCTTGTACATTACGGAACTTAGGCATTTAGGCTATTCCTTTGAGGGAGATAAGCCACTAAGCAGTCTTGATAAGCTGGATTTGAGTCAGGTGCGTTTTGAGAAGGACTATGTTGAAACCAAGCCTGAGCCAAAAGAGGTCATCTTATCCGCTGAAAATCTAGAGTTTGGCTATGATGAGAATCATATGATTTTAAAGGGCATTAGCTTTGATTTGCACAAGGGTGAGAAGGTTGCCATTGTCGGCAAAAACGGTGCTGGCAAGTCAACGCTGGCAAAAAGCCTCTGCCAGTTTGTCACACCAAGCGGTAAGATCTATTTCAAGGGGCAAGAGATAAGTAGTGACTCCATCAAGCAGCGGGCAGACAGGATTGGCTACGTCCTGCAAAATCCCAATCAGATGATTAGCCAGACCATGATTTTTGATGAGGTGGCACTGGGGCTACGTCTGCGTGGTGTCGCTGAAGAAGAGGTAGCTGAGCGTGTTGAGGCAACGCTCAAAGTGTGTGGGCTGTATCCATTTCGCAAATGGCCAATTTCTGCGCTCTCTTTTGGGCAGAAAAAGCGGGTCACTATCGCTTCTATCCTTGTCCTCAATCCCGAGGTTATCCTGCTGGATGAGCCGACGGCTGGTCAGGATAAGCGCCACTATGAGGAGATGATGTCCTTTTTAGAGGAGCTTAGCCAAAAGGGACATACCATCATCATGATTACCCATGATATGCAACTCATGCTAGAGTATGCGGACCGCACACTTGTCATTACAGATGGGGAGCTTTTGGCGGACTGTACGCCAATCGAGCTCTTTTCAGATGAGGCAGTGCTTGAGAAAGCCTATCTCAAAAAGACCAGCCTCTATCAGTTGGCAGAAAAAATCGGTGCTGACTCAAGAGCGCTGACCAAGAACTATATCGCTAAAAAGGAGGACGTGCATGGCTAA
- a CDS encoding energy-coupling factor transporter transmembrane component T family protein → MANSLLGYQEGQGFFYQLSGASKLLAFIFISVACMISYDTRLLLFVGIASSVLLYFSNIKWRQISFVVTVIAIFALLNVLMVYLFSPNYGATIYGKSTVLIKGIGWYQLTSQELFYLFNLVLKYLCTTPLALLFLVTTQPSQFASSLNRLGVSYKISYAVSLTLRYIPDVQEEFQMIKQSQQARGLELSSKGKLYERIKGNLRIIIPLIFSSLERIDTVSTAMELRRFGKEKKRTWYRAQAMTTKDYLVIGISVFILAVSIWLIVVNQGRFYNPWN, encoded by the coding sequence ATGGCTAATTCACTACTGGGCTATCAAGAAGGTCAAGGCTTTTTCTACCAGCTCTCAGGAGCAAGTAAGCTTTTAGCCTTTATCTTTATTTCGGTGGCGTGTATGATCAGCTACGACACCCGCCTGCTCCTTTTTGTAGGGATTGCGTCTAGCGTTTTGCTCTATTTTTCCAATATCAAGTGGCGCCAGATTTCCTTTGTTGTGACCGTTATCGCTATCTTTGCGCTTCTAAATGTTCTCATGGTCTATCTGTTTTCGCCAAACTACGGAGCGACTATTTATGGCAAGTCAACGGTGCTGATTAAAGGGATTGGCTGGTATCAGCTGACTAGTCAAGAGCTCTTTTACCTCTTTAATCTGGTGCTCAAGTACTTGTGTACAACACCGCTAGCGCTTCTCTTTCTAGTGACAACACAGCCAAGCCAGTTTGCCTCAAGTCTCAATCGCCTTGGCGTATCTTACAAGATTTCTTATGCGGTTAGTCTGACCCTTCGCTACATCCCAGATGTGCAAGAGGAGTTTCAGATGATTAAGCAATCCCAGCAGGCACGTGGCTTGGAGCTGTCCTCAAAAGGCAAACTCTACGAGCGTATTAAGGGAAATCTCAGAATCATCATCCCGCTCATTTTCAGCTCACTTGAGCGTATTGACACCGTCTCAACGGCTATGGAATTAAGACGCTTTGGCAAAGAAAAAAAGCGCACTTGGTACCGTGCGCAAGCCATGACCACAAAAGATTACTTGGTCATTGGCATTTCTGTTTTCATCCTTGCGGTGAGCATTTGGCTGATTGTGGTCAATCAAGGGCGTTTCTATAATCCTTGGAACTAA